From the genome of Uranotaenia lowii strain MFRU-FL chromosome 1, ASM2978415v1, whole genome shotgun sequence, one region includes:
- the LOC129737538 gene encoding uncharacterized protein LOC129737538: MYRNNRVALLMIALCFCQAQKLSIKHFGNDPILLVKERECKIQIGTIKIVHPINLSSIEEATETLISFSYRNNVETNNPLKNILKYKAKQLYNNLYQLKPRTHHRSKRWDTIGTIWKWIAGTPDAADLQVINSTMNDLIDQNNQQFKVNENIDKRIQHLTNAIKEVMLQANFNKIMVNDIEIITAIMNTDILNKMLEDIQDAIMLSKLSITHNRILSIREILAIRELIQDQGVNLNLPDEALQFVTPKFATSSKMLLYLMHIPLLENSTTSDIMRIFPLVTNNRILYQYPTHILKTGSKLYITEKPDNFVQKAAYLKELNDECLASLIDGKQTTCRYVVQNETSKELINDNTILIRNAKNQTLESTCGPDNRTINGNVLISFTNCTVIFDRENFTNNELENPIDIIERAFHNLKINWKQHKLYELEKINAETISNRKRLDHVYLQQYHLDLKFWKLIGSFSFIGTATVIIIVLLILRTYGTGRSFRREGVVIDRLTEAQHKLAETLASLETATTSSAPS, encoded by the exons ATGTACCGG aataacaGAGTAGCACTACTCATGATAGCATTATGCTTCTGTCAAGCACAAAAATTATCTATCAAACATTTTGGAAACGACCCAATCTTACTAGTAAAGGAAAGAGAATGTAAAATCCAAATTGGAACAATAAAAATAGTACATCcaataaatttatcatcaatagaAGAAGCGACAGAAACACTTATAAGTTTTTCCTATAGAAATAACGTTGAAACTAAcaacccactaaaaaacatccTTAAATATAAGGCAAAACAATTGTACAACAATCTATATCAATTGAAACCACGTACACATCACCGCTCGAAAAGATGGGACACTATTGGAACGATCTGGAAATGGATTGCTGGGACTCCGGACGCCGCAGACCTTCAAGTCATCAACAGTACCATGAACGACCTCattgatcaaaacaatcaacaatTTAAAGTTAACGAGAACATCGACAAGCGTATTCAGCACCTGACTAACGCCATCAAGGAAGTTATGTTACAAgcgaatttcaacaaaattatggTAAATGACATTGAAATCATCACCGCAATTATGAATACAGACATTCTGAACAAAATGCTCGAAGACATCCAAGATGCCATCATGTTATCGAAATTATCGATAACACATAACAGAATATTGTCGATTCGAGAAATTTTGGCGATCAGAGAGTTAATCCAAGATCAAGGAGTAAACTTAAATCTGCCCGATGAAGCTTTACAGTTTGTCACACCAAAGTTTGCAACCAGCTCTAAAATGCTTCTGTACCTTATGCACATTCCGTTACTGGAAAACTCGACAACATCGGATATTATGCGAATTTTTCCACTCGTAACAAATAACCGCATTTTGTACCAATACCCAACGCACATCTTGAAAACCGGCAGTAAATTGTACATTACTGAAAAACCGgacaattttgttcagaaagcAGCCTATCTAAAAGAACTTAATGATGAATGCTTAGCATCCCTCATTGATGGAAAACAAACCACTTGCCGTTATGTGGTACAGAATGAGACATCCAAGGAACTTATTAATGATAATACGATATTGATCAgaaatgcaaaaaatcaaacGCTAGAATCAACTTGTGGTCCAGATAACAGAACCATAAATGGAAATGTTCTCATTTCATTCACCAATTGTACCGTTATATTCGACAGAGAAAACTTTACGAACAACGAACTTGAAAATCCAATCGATATCATCGAAAGAGCTTtccacaatttaaaaatcaattggaaaCAACACAAATTATATGAATTGGAGAAAATTAATGCTGAAACTATTTCTAACCGGAAAAGGCTTGATCACGTTTACCTGCAACAATACCacctggatttgaaattttggaaattgatCGGAAGCTTCTCGTTCATTGGCACTGCAACGGTAATCATCATCGTGTTGCTGATTCTTAGAACGTACGGAACGGGACGTTCCTTTCGTAGGGAGGGGGTAGTTATCGACAGGTTGACGGAAGCGCAACACAAATTAGCAGAAACACTGGCTTCCCTAGAAACAGCGACAACATCATCAGCACCATCTTAG